In Caloenas nicobarica isolate bCalNic1 chromosome 6, bCalNic1.hap1, whole genome shotgun sequence, the DNA window AGGGATGAGCCTGCTTCTGCCAGTCAGTGCATCCCAGCAAGTTGCCTTCCCTTTTTCTCCgcatttaattttctgatttccttacagcagctttttggggggggttgaaGGTGAAGGGTAGTGGCACCCGATATAACCCCTGTGGTGGAGCGggtttgcagcagcaggatcCAGGTGTTCAGAGTGGCATCGCTCACCTCCTGCAGAGAGCACTGGGTGAGGGGCTCCCCACAGGCAGGGTGATGGAGCAGAAAACTTCCCCTCGTCCAAAAAAAATGCTGAGTTAAGGACAGGGATTAACATATTCCCAAACTATCTGTCGTCGCCAGCAGGAGATAAAATGCTAGTTCCTTCTGAGTCATGAAAATCCCTGTGCTGATTTGATGAGAGGGGATGGCGGGGAGGGGAGATGCCCCGGCTCTGTCACTGCCGGGGCTCGCCTCTGACATCAGCATGAAACCGGCCATAAAAACGGGGACCAGAGGGGACTCTGGCTCAGACGGTGGCTGCTGGGCTCAGTGGGACAGTGTACGAGCACCTCGTCTCACCTCGCCGCGGTAAGTGGAGCTCTAGCACGGGGGAGCGCcgcttttctctcccttttgtgATGCTTTTGTCGTTGGACAATTTCCTGTGCGCTGCTTTGCCTGCATGTGCATGTCTTTGTGTCTGTCCAGACAGTTGGGGGGTGTTTCCAAAAGGGGATTGTAAAAAGTCAGTGGCCAGAGCAAACCTGAGTTCTCAAGAGCCCAGActggctcctgcccagcacGCTGAAAACTTTTACTTTGCAAAAGTCCCTGGAGATAAGCTTCTGCTGTGTCCTGCTTAAGGCAGCTCTCTCACTTcagccccttgccctgctcCCTCATTGCAGGTGGTTGCAGAAATCAAGcccagcactcagcctgccctGCACAGTCTCTCTCACTGCCTTGATGCTATAAAGCATCTTACAGGGTGCCCTGAGTTCATCATTtcagcagctggctcccagggtGGGTGCTGAGGGCGGAGAGGTGGCCACGGTCCATCCATCACCCAGTATCTGGCAGCAAAACCTATTTGTGCCTCCAGCCCCGCATTTCGGCGCTGGCctttttccccatctcctgGGCTGCAGAGTCCCACCATCGTGGGCGTGCTAGGGGTCCCAGCCAGAAAAGGTGATGCCAGGCCTGGCCTAAGGCACTAGGCTAGgacaaaaagctattttaattaaCATGAGATTTGTACAACTCATGTTTGCAGAGGAGGTTTTCCCCTGAGCTATCAGCCCCAGCAAAGCCCCTGGGTTTTGACCAAGCTGCCCCAAGCTCTTTGCATCACAGCTGGCACAAGGATGCTATGATAGGAACAACAGCCCCATGGCAGCAGTGATGCAGTTGCCCCATCCCCTCCATTACAGCCTTCTCCTCCTGATGGGGGGCTCACCCTGCGAGCGTCTAATCCAAGTGGGGTGTCTCTGTGACGGCCAAACCCCTTTGCTCCTACAGCTGCATCAGAAGCCACTGTCTTCGTGGCACCAGCGGGAAGTGCCAGGGGGCTTTGGGACTAAGCCACCACGACCAGAGAGTGCCGGGAATGAAGCTGGGGGCCGCCTGCCTCCTGTGCCTGCTGCTCACCTGCCTGACCTTGCCCGTCACCCACGGCCACGTCCGCGAGCGCTCCATGGAAATCAGGAGTAAGGAGAGCAGGAGTAAGGGACTCCCCCCAGCCAACAACCCCCAGCCCCTTCTGCATCCCCAGGCTCAGCTGCATATGGGGGGACGGGGGGTCTCTATCCAGAAGCAAAGATTTGCtttgaaacagcagctgcagtaGCTTTTATGCTGCCccacaccccccaccccccgagTCGTTTTCCCACTCCCCTGGGGTTTATCATGCCCCTCACCCTTGGGTGCAGTGCCCAGTCCCACCTCTGTGTCCCCCCCTGCATCATCTCCTGACAGttccttggcttttgccttgcagACCCTGACATCGACCCCTCCTGGTACACGGGACGCGGGATCAGGCCAGTGGGGCGTTTCGGAAGGAGGCGAGCCCTGGGCGAGGGCACCCATCCCGGGG includes these proteins:
- the PRLH gene encoding prolactin-releasing peptide, which encodes MKLGAACLLCLLLTCLTLPVTHGHVRERSMEIRNPDIDPSWYTGRGIRPVGRFGRRRALGEGTHPGGAGRWQACAPSHLHPQSPREERSP